In Streptococcus sp. SN-1, a single genomic region encodes these proteins:
- a CDS encoding YczI family protein yields the protein MGFYVMLASMLLGLLALKIGFSQFKEKKDKFLSILTSLAGIALVLVAVWLGWPK from the coding sequence ATGGGTTTTTATGTGATGCTTGCTTCAATGCTACTCGGACTGCTCGCTTTGAAGATAGGTTTTTCTCAGTTCAAGGAGAAAAAAGATAAATTTCTATCTATCTTAACAAGTTTAGCTGGCATAGCCCTTGTTCTCGTGGCTGTCTGGTTAGGATGGCCAAAATAA
- a CDS encoding M protein trans-acting positive regulator PRD domain-containing protein, translating into MRNLLSTKDQRQLRLMETLIQNRNWMKLHELAEKLGCTERILKSDLNELRAAFPTIDIQSSVNGIMIDLEVNTSVEDIYQYFLAHSQSFQLLEYLFFNEGLPIYRTIENLHSSNANLYRLGRNITKTLSTQFQIELSFTPSEIRGNEIDIRYFFAQYFSERYYFLDWPFPDLPEEDLTEFTDFFYKITNYPMRFSIYRMYKLMIAISIYRIKNGHFIDLPNHFYDEYYPLLMSIPNFEEILVHFSEKLGLEITPDIIAQIFISFIQNNLFLDPQEFFNSLEDNSEARYSYQLLSQILERLAKQYKITFTNHDELIWHLHNTAFFERQEIFSTPILFEQKALTIKKFEVYFPDFMESARQELAQYRQAIGQHDHPEQLEHLMYTILTHAENLSTQLLENRPPIKVLIISNFDHAISLTFVDMLSYYCNNRFTFDTWDELKTSPEILNQTGYDIIVSNFYIPGITKKFICQNHLSIMDLVNHLNTLSNEIHLSNTL; encoded by the coding sequence ATGCGTAACCTTTTATCTACGAAAGATCAGCGACAATTACGTTTAATGGAAACCTTGATTCAAAATCGTAATTGGATGAAATTGCATGAACTTGCCGAAAAGTTAGGATGTACAGAACGAATTCTAAAAAGTGATTTAAATGAATTACGTGCTGCTTTTCCAACTATTGACATCCAATCTTCTGTTAACGGAATTATGATAGATTTAGAAGTTAATACTAGCGTTGAAGATATTTATCAATATTTTCTTGCTCATTCTCAATCTTTTCAATTACTAGAGTATCTGTTTTTTAATGAGGGCCTACCTATTTATCGAACAATAGAAAATCTTCACTCTAGTAATGCCAACCTCTATCGATTGGGCAGAAATATTACAAAAACTCTGTCAACTCAATTCCAAATTGAACTATCATTTACTCCATCCGAAATACGTGGCAATGAAATCGATATTCGCTATTTTTTTGCCCAATATTTTTCTGAGCGCTATTATTTCCTAGACTGGCCTTTTCCTGACCTTCCTGAAGAGGATTTAACAGAGTTCACTGACTTCTTCTATAAGATCACGAATTATCCAATGCGATTTTCAATCTATAGAATGTACAAATTGATGATAGCCATCAGTATTTACCGCATTAAAAACGGTCATTTCATCGACTTACCAAATCATTTCTACGATGAATACTACCCTCTTTTGATGAGTATTCCAAACTTTGAGGAGATACTTGTCCATTTTTCTGAAAAACTGGGACTGGAAATCACCCCAGATATCATTGCCCAAATTTTTATATCCTTTATTCAAAACAATCTTTTCTTAGATCCTCAAGAATTCTTCAACTCTTTAGAAGATAACAGTGAAGCAAGATACTCTTACCAATTACTTAGTCAAATATTAGAACGCCTAGCAAAACAATATAAGATTACTTTTACTAACCACGATGAGCTTATTTGGCATTTACACAACACTGCTTTCTTTGAAAGACAGGAAATCTTTTCTACCCCAATCTTATTTGAACAAAAAGCATTGACGATTAAAAAATTTGAAGTTTACTTCCCAGACTTTATGGAAAGTGCACGTCAAGAACTGGCCCAATATCGTCAGGCAATTGGACAGCATGACCATCCTGAACAGTTGGAACACTTGATGTACACCATCTTAACCCATGCTGAAAACCTCTCTACTCAGTTGTTAGAAAATCGACCACCTATCAAGGTTTTGATTATCAGTAATTTTGACCATGCTATATCCCTTACCTTTGTTGATATGCTTTCCTATTACTGTAATAACCGCTTCACCTTCGATACTTGGGATGAATTGAAAACAAGTCCTGAGATTTTAAATCAGACAGGTTATGATATCATTGTGTCTAATTTCTATATTCCAGGAATTACCAAGAAGTTTATTTGTCAAAATCATCTGTCAATTATGGATTTAGTTAATCACCTCAACACCTTATCAAATGAGATTCATTTGTCCAATACTTTATAA
- a CDS encoding cation-translocating P-type ATPase, which translates to MSKEQKSQAFYIQSPEEVLKAVDATEQGLSSSEAEKRLAEFGHNELEEGEKRSILVKFIEQFKDLMIIILVAAAILSVVTSGGEDIADAIIILAVVIINAAFGVYQEGKAEEAIEALKSMSSPAARVLRDGHMAEIDSKELVPGDIVALEAGDVVPADLRLLEANSLKIEEAALTGESVPVEKDLTVELAADAGIGDRVNMAFQNSNVTYGRGLGVVVNTGMYTEVGHIAGMLQDADETDTPLKQNLNNLSKVLTYAILVIALVTFVVGVFIQGKNPLGELMTSVALAVAAIPEGLPAIVTIVLALGTQVLAKRNSIVRKLPAVETLGSTEIIASDKTGTLTMNKMTVEKVFYDAVLHDSADDIELGLEMPLLRSVVLANDTKIDVEGNLIGDPTETAFIQYALDKGYDVKGFLEKYPRVAELPFDSERKLMSTVHPLADGRFLVAVKGAPDQLLKRCVLRDKAGDIAPIDEKVTNLIHTNNSEMAYQALRVLAGAYKIIDSIPENLTSEELENDLIFTGLIGMIDPERPEAAEAVRVAKEAGIRPIMITGDHQDTAEAIAKRLGIIDANDTEGHVLTGAELNELSDEDFEKVVGQYSVYARVSPEHKVRIVKAWQKQGKVVAMTGDGVNDAPALKTADIGIGMGITGTEVSKGASDMILADDNFATIIVAVEEGRKVFSNIQKTIQYLLSANTAEVLTIFLSTLFGWDVLQPVHLLWINLVTDTFPAIALGVEPAEPGVMNHKPRGRKASFFSGGVVSSIIYQGVLQAAIVMSVYGLAIAYPVHVGDNHAIHADALTMAFATLGLIQLFHAYNVKSVYQSILTVGPFKSKTFNWSILVSFILLMATIVVEPLEGIFHVTKLDLSQWGIVMGGSFSMIIIVEIVKFIQRKLGFDKNAI; encoded by the coding sequence ATGTCAAAAGAACAAAAAAGCCAAGCGTTTTACATTCAAAGTCCTGAAGAGGTCTTGAAGGCTGTGGATGCGACCGAGCAAGGTTTGTCATCAAGCGAGGCAGAAAAACGCCTTGCTGAATTCGGCCACAATGAACTCGAAGAAGGAGAGAAACGATCAATCCTGGTCAAATTCATCGAGCAATTTAAGGATTTGATGATTATCATCCTAGTTGCGGCAGCAATCTTGTCAGTCGTGACTTCTGGTGGGGAAGATATCGCAGATGCTATTATCATCCTAGCTGTGGTTATCATCAATGCTGCCTTTGGTGTTTACCAAGAAGGAAAAGCAGAAGAAGCCATCGAAGCCCTCAAATCTATGTCAAGTCCAGCTGCCCGCGTTCTTCGCGATGGTCACATGGCGGAGATTGACTCTAAAGAATTGGTACCTGGAGATATCGTTGCCCTCGAAGCAGGTGATGTTGTACCAGCAGACCTACGTTTGCTTGAAGCCAACTCTCTTAAAATCGAAGAAGCAGCTCTTACAGGTGAGTCTGTTCCAGTCGAAAAAGACTTGACAGTTGAACTTGCTGCAGATGCTGGTATTGGGGACCGTGTCAACATGGCCTTCCAAAACTCTAACGTGACCTATGGTCGTGGTCTTGGTGTTGTTGTCAATACAGGTATGTACACGGAAGTTGGTCATATCGCGGGTATGCTCCAAGATGCGGATGAGACGGATACACCACTCAAACAAAACTTGAACAACCTTTCTAAGGTCTTGACCTATGCTATCTTGGTCATTGCCCTTGTTACTTTTGTAGTGGGTGTTTTCATTCAAGGCAAAAATCCACTCGGTGAGTTGATGACCTCTGTTGCGCTTGCCGTTGCAGCAATTCCAGAAGGGCTACCAGCTATCGTAACTATCGTTCTTGCCCTTGGTACTCAAGTTTTAGCCAAACGAAACTCTATCGTTCGTAAATTGCCAGCAGTAGAAACACTTGGTTCAACTGAAATCATCGCTTCTGATAAGACTGGCACGCTGACCATGAACAAGATGACCGTCGAAAAAGTCTTCTACGATGCAGTCCTACATGACTCAGCTGATGATATTGAACTAGGTCTTGAAATGCCCCTTCTTCGTTCAGTTGTCTTGGCCAATGATACGAAAATCGATGTGGAAGGCAACCTGATTGGTGACCCAACCGAAACAGCCTTCATCCAATATGCCTTGGACAAGGGCTACGATGTCAAAGGGTTCTTAGAGAAATATCCACGTGTGGCTGAGTTGCCATTTGATTCTGAACGTAAGCTCATGTCAACAGTTCATCCACTTGCAGATGGACGCTTCCTCGTCGCTGTTAAAGGTGCGCCAGACCAACTCTTGAAACGTTGTGTTCTTCGTGATAAGGCTGGGGATATTGCTCCGATTGATGAGAAGGTTACAAACCTCATTCATACAAACAACTCTGAAATGGCCTACCAAGCCTTGCGTGTCCTTGCTGGTGCTTATAAGATTATTGACAGCATTCCAGAAAACCTCACTTCTGAAGAGCTTGAAAATGATTTAATCTTTACTGGTTTGATCGGGATGATTGATCCTGAACGTCCTGAGGCAGCTGAGGCTGTTCGTGTGGCTAAGGAAGCTGGAATCCGTCCAATCATGATTACGGGTGATCATCAAGACACTGCAGAAGCTATTGCCAAACGTTTGGGAATCATTGACGCAAATGATACAGAAGGACATGTTTTAACTGGTGCTGAGCTCAACGAACTATCTGATGAAGACTTTGAAAAAGTCGTTGGTCAATACTCTGTTTATGCCCGTGTGTCTCCAGAACACAAGGTTCGTATCGTCAAGGCTTGGCAAAAACAAGGTAAGGTCGTTGCCATGACAGGTGACGGTGTCAATGATGCTCCGGCTTTGAAAACAGCCGATATCGGTATCGGTATGGGAATCACTGGTACAGAGGTTTCTAAGGGGGCATCTGACATGATTCTTGCAGATGATAACTTTGCGACCATCATCGTCGCAGTTGAAGAAGGACGTAAGGTCTTCTCAAACATTCAAAAGACTATTCAGTATTTGCTTTCTGCTAATACTGCTGAAGTATTGACCATCTTCCTATCAACCTTGTTTGGTTGGGACGTCTTGCAGCCAGTTCATCTTTTGTGGATCAACTTGGTAACAGATACCTTCCCAGCTATCGCTCTTGGTGTTGAACCTGCTGAGCCTGGTGTCATGAATCATAAACCACGTGGACGCAAGGCAAGCTTCTTCTCAGGTGGTGTTGTGAGTTCTATCATCTATCAAGGTGTACTCCAAGCAGCTATTGTTATGAGTGTTTATGGACTTGCGATTGCTTACCCAGTTCATGTGGGTGACAATCATGCCATTCATGCAGATGCCCTAACTATGGCCTTTGCAACCCTTGGCTTGATTCAACTCTTCCATGCCTACAATGTCAAATCTGTTTACCAATCCATCTTGACAGTTGGTCCATTCAAGTCTAAGACATTTAACTGGTCTATCTTGGTATCCTTCATCCTTCTCATGGCAACAATCGTCGTAGAACCGCTTGAAGGAATCTTCCACGTAACCAAACTAGACTTGTCACAATGGGGAATCGTTATGGGTGGAAGCTTCTCAATGATTATCATCGTCGAAATCGTTAAATTTATCCAACGTAAACTCGGTTTTGACAAGAATGCGATTTAA
- the mntE gene encoding CDF family manganese efflux transporter MntE, which yields MKQSISNLKLAERGAIISISTYLILSAAKLATGHLLHSSSLVADGFNNVSDIIGNVALLIGIRMARQPADRDHRFGHWKIEDLASLITSIIMFYVGFDVLRDTIQKILSREETVIDPLGATLGIISAAIMFVVYLYNTRLSKKSNSKALKAAAKDNLSDAVTSLGTTIAILASSFNYPIVDKLVAIIITFFILKTAYDIFIESSFSLSDGFDDRLLEEYQKAIMEIPKISKVKSQRGRTYGSNIYLDITLEMNPDLSVYESHEIADQVESMLEERFGVFDTDVHIEPAPIPEDEILDNVYKKLLMREQLIDQGNQLEELLADDFVYIRQDGEQMDKEAYKAEKELNSAIKDIQITSISQKTKLICYELDGIVHTSIWRRHETWQKIFHQETKKE from the coding sequence ATGAAGCAATCTATCTCAAATCTCAAGTTAGCTGAGCGTGGGGCCATTATCAGTATTTCAACCTATTTGATCTTGTCTGCAGCCAAATTAGCAACTGGTCATCTTCTTCATTCATCCAGTTTGGTGGCCGATGGTTTTAACAACGTATCAGATATTATCGGAAATGTGGCCCTCTTGATTGGGATTCGAATGGCGCGCCAGCCTGCTGACCGAGACCACCGTTTTGGCCACTGGAAGATTGAAGATTTGGCTAGCTTGATCACTTCTATCATCATGTTTTATGTCGGTTTCGATGTACTTCGGGATACCATTCAAAAGATTCTCAGTCGAGAAGAAACTGTCATTGATCCTCTTGGTGCAACTCTAGGAATCATTTCTGCAGCGATTATGTTTGTGGTCTATCTCTACAATACTCGCCTCAGTAAGAAATCAAACTCCAAGGCCCTGAAGGCTGCCGCCAAAGACAATCTTTCTGACGCTGTTACCTCACTTGGTACGACCATTGCCATCCTGGCTAGTAGTTTCAATTATCCCATTGTGGATAAGCTGGTCGCTATCATCATCACTTTCTTTATCTTGAAAACTGCCTATGATATCTTCATTGAGTCTTCCTTTAGCCTTTCAGATGGCTTTGACGATCGTCTACTTGAGGAATACCAAAAGGCTATCATGGAAATTCCCAAGATCAGCAAGGTTAAGTCCCAAAGAGGTCGTACCTACGGTAGCAATATCTACCTGGATATCACGCTGGAGATGAATCCTGACTTGTCGGTTTACGAGAGTCACGAGATTGCGGATCAGGTCGAGTCTATGCTGGAGGAGCGTTTTGGCGTCTTTGATACCGATGTCCATATCGAACCGGCGCCTATCCCTGAGGATGAAATTTTAGACAATGTCTATAAAAAATTGCTTATGCGTGAACAATTGATTGACCAAGGAAATCAACTGGAAGAACTCTTGGCTGATGATTTTGTCTATATTCGCCAGGATGGAGAGCAGATGGATAAAGAGGCTTATAAAGCCGAAAAAGAGTTAAATTCAGCTATCAAGGATATTCAAATCACTTCCATCAGTCAGAAGACCAAACTCATTTGCTATGAGCTAGATGGAATTGTTCATACCAGTATCTGGCGTCGCCACGAAACTTGGCAAAAAATTTTCCACCAGGAAACAAAAAAAGAATAG
- the yaaA gene encoding peroxide stress protein YaaA, with protein MKILIPTAKEMNTDLPSIEAAPLKPESQAVLDALALYSASQLESFYKVSAEKAAAEFQNIQALKRQAAQHYPALKLFDGLMYRHIKRDKLNEAEQVYIENHVFITSALYGVVPALSPMAPHRLDFLMKLKVAGKTLKSHWKVAYDEAMNGEDLIFSLLSSEFETVFSKEIREKMVTFKFMEDKGGQLKIHSTISKKARGAFLTALIENQVQTVEEARRLSFAGFNYREDLSQPQKLVFVKEV; from the coding sequence ATGAAAATTTTAATCCCAACAGCAAAAGAAATGAACACAGATTTGCCAAGTATTGAAGCCGCTCCTTTAAAACCAGAAAGTCAGGCCGTGCTGGATGCCTTGGCTCTCTATTCTGCTAGTCAATTGGAGAGTTTTTACAAAGTTTCAGCCGAGAAAGCTGCGGCAGAATTTCAAAATATCCAAGCTTTGAAAAGGCAAGCTGCTCAACACTACCCAGCCTTGAAACTTTTTGATGGGCTCATGTATCGCCATATCAAGCGAGATAAGTTGAACGAGGCAGAACAAGTCTATATTGAAAATCATGTCTTTATTACTTCGGCTTTGTACGGAGTCGTTCCAGCCTTGTCACCTATGGCCCCTCACCGTTTGGATTTTTTGATGAAGTTAAAAGTCGCTGGTAAGACTTTGAAGAGCCATTGGAAGGTAGCCTATGATGAGGCTATGAATGGTGAAGACCTAATTTTCTCCCTCTTGTCGTCAGAGTTTGAAACTGTGTTTTCTAAGGAAATCAGAGAAAAAATGGTGACCTTCAAATTCATGGAGGACAAGGGTGGTCAGCTGAAGATTCACTCAACTATTTCCAAGAAAGCGCGTGGAGCCTTCCTGACAGCCCTGATAGAAAATCAAGTACAGACGGTTGAGGAAGCTCGTCGCTTAAGCTTTGCAGGATTTAACTACCGAGAAGATTTGTCACAGCCACAGAAATTGGTTTTTGTTAAGGAAGTATAG
- a CDS encoding peptide deformylase, with the protein MEKKIVKDILFLSQVSQPASQEDLYLARDLQDTLLANRETCVGLAANMIGVQKRVIIFNLGLVPVVMFNPVLLSSEGAYETEEGCLSLTGVRPTKRYETIRVAYRDSKWQEQTITLTGFPAQICQHELDHLEGRII; encoded by the coding sequence GTGGAAAAGAAAATTGTGAAGGATATCTTGTTTTTATCTCAGGTATCTCAGCCAGCAAGTCAGGAAGACCTTTATCTTGCCAGAGATTTGCAGGATACACTCTTAGCAAATCGTGAGACTTGTGTCGGTCTGGCTGCCAATATGATTGGGGTGCAGAAGCGCGTGATTATCTTTAATCTTGGTTTGGTTCCTGTGGTCATGTTTAATCCAGTGCTCCTGTCCTCTGAAGGAGCTTATGAGACAGAAGAAGGCTGTTTGTCCTTGACAGGTGTGAGACCTACTAAGCGTTATGAAACCATAAGGGTTGCCTATCGTGACAGCAAGTGGCAGGAACAGACCATTACCTTGACAGGCTTCCCAGCCCAGATTTGCCAGCATGAACTGGATCACTTGGAAGGACGAATCATTTAG